A window of Bradyrhizobium sp. AZCC 1719 genomic DNA:
TGGTCCGGCAGCCCCCGGTGGCGAGGCCATCCGCCTTGCCGGCGTCGGGCGCTGGTAACGATCCGGGAGCAGGATGGTCTGTTGCGGGCGCGCTTCGTTCGCCCCAGTTCGTGGTGTTGGCGCTGACCTTCTTCGCGTGCTGCGCCGCGCATTCCGGCCCGATCTTCCATATGGTCAGCTACGCGATGCTTTGCGGCATCCCGGCGATGACCGCGGTCAGCATCTATAGCGTGGAAGGCTTGTCGGGGCTCGGCGGGCGTCTCCTCCTCGGCATCCTCGCCGATCGGCTGGGCGCCAAGCGGGTGCTGGTCTGCGGCCTCCTGGTGCAGGCGCTGGCGATTGGGACCTATCTCTACGTCAGCAAACTCGGCGAGTTCTACGCGCTCGCGATCGTGTTCGGAACGGCTTATGGCGGCGTGATGCCGCTCTATGCCGTGCTGGCGCGCGAATATTTCGGTCCCCGGATCATGGGAACGGTGTTCGGCGCCGCGACGATGGTATCGAGCCTTGGCATGGCGTTCGGGCCGTGGGCCGGGGGCATGATCTTCGACACTTTCCACGACTACCGCTGGCTCTACATCGGCGCGTTCAGCGTAGGCCTCGCCGCAATGGCGATTGCGTTGACGTTCCCGCCACTGCCGTCGCGATCACGCGAGCGGCTGCAGCCGGCATAAAGAGCAGATTCCCTGCCTCGACATAGCCCGGATTTTGCGCCTATCCTGACGGCATGAGCGACCCTGACCACGACAACCACGGCCATCATCACGACCACGAGCATTCCGAGCTCTCGGAGACCGAGCTGCGCGTGCGCGCACTGGAATCGATCTTGACCGAAAAGGGCTATGTCGATCCGGCCGCGCTCGATCTCCTGATCGATCTCTATGAAAAGAAAATCGGACCGCGCAACGGCGTTCGCGTGGTCGCCAAGGCGTGGAGCGATCCCGCCTATCGCGAACGGCTGATGAAGGACGCGACCGCGGCAATTGCCGAGCTCGACTATTCGGGCCGACAGGGCGAGCATATGGTCGTCGTGGAGAACACACCTGAGCAGCACAATATGGTCGTGTGCACGCTGTGCTCCTGCTACCCGCACCCCGTGCTGGGGCTTCCGCCAGTCTGGTACAAATCCGCGCCCTACCGCTCGCGCGCCGTCTCCGACCCGCGCGGCGTGCTGAAGGATTTCGGCGTGACGCTGCCGGACACCACCAAAATCCGGGTCTGGGATTCCACGGCCGAAGTCCGCTACCTCGTGCTGCCGATGCGCCCTGAGGGTACCGAGGGCTGGAGCGCCGAGCAACTCGCCGAACTCGTCACCCGCGACAGCATGATAGGTACCGGCCTGCCCAAGCAGCCCCGTGAGGCTGCCTGATGGACGGCGCGCATGACATGGGCGGTGCCGAGGGCTTTGGTTCTGTTGTGCCGGAGCCGAACGAGCCGGTGTTTCATGCTGACTGGGAGCGCCGGGCCTTTGCGCTGACGGTTGCCATGGCGCGCCCGGGCGGCTGGAACATCGACATGTCGCGGTTTGCGCGCGAGAACCGGCCGCCCGAGGATTACCTCAGCAAGAGCTATTTCGAGATCTGGCTGGCCGGTCTGGAAACGTTGATGATCGAGCGCGGGCTGGTGACGCGCGAGGAAATCGAGGCCGGCAAAGTGCTGGCGCCGCCCAAGCCTGGCGTGAAGCCGATCGCTCCAAATGAGGTCACGCCGGCGATCCGCCGCGGCGGCCCGACCGAACGCGAGGCGAAAGCACCTGCGATGTTTGCAATCGGTGACATTGTGCGGATGAAAGACATCCACCCGGTAACGCATACGCGGCTGCCGCAATATGTCCGTGGCCATCTCGGCACCATCGAGCTCAATCACGGCTGCCACGTCTTCCCTGACACCAATTCGCTTGGCCAGGGCGAAGACCCGCAATGGCTCTACACCGTGCGTTTCGACGGACCGGAATTGTGGGGCAAGGACGGCGACCCGACGCTCAGCGTCTCCGTCGACGCCTGGGAATCCTATCTGGAGCGCGCGTGATGGATTTGACCCCGCAGCAGGCCATGCGCGCCGCGGTCGCCGTTCCCGGCGTGCCGCGCGATGAAGACGGCCCGGTATTTCGCGAGCCATGGGAAGCGCGCGCCTTTGCGATGGCGCTGGCGTTGCATGAGGCCGGCGTCTTCACCTGGAAGGAATGGGCGGAGACGCTGGGGGCGCAAATCAAGCGCGCGCAGGCCGAAGGCGATCCAGATACGGGCGAGACCTACTACCGGCACTGGCTAGCGACGCTGGAAACGCTCGTCGCCGCCAAGGGCGTCATAACGTCAGATGTCCTGCATCGCTACCGTGACGCCTGGGATCACGCCGCCGACCGCACGCCCCACGGCGCGCCGATCGAGCTGAGGGCGGAGGATTTTGGGAAGTAGACACCGGTCGTCATACCCGCGAAGGCGGGGTATCCAGTACGCCGCGGCTTATCGGCTCAAACGAAGTCTCTGGAATACTGGTTCGCCTGCTTTCGCAGACGATGACATGCGAATGAGCGGCCTATGTCGCGCGAGCTACGCCCCCGCATATTCCCGCCAGCCCTTCGCCCGCAGCGCACAGGCCGGACATTCGCCGCAGCCATAGCCCCAATCGTGCTGCGCGCCGCGCTCGCCGAGATAGCAGGTGTGGGAATGCTCGCGGATCAGATCGACTAGCCCTGCTCCGCCAAGCTCCTGCGCGAGTTTCCAGGTGGACGCCTTGTCGAGCCACATCAGCGGCGTATGCAGCTCAAAATTCTTCGCCATGCCGAGATTGAGTGCGGACTGCAGCGCCTTGATGGTCTCGTTGCGGCAGTCCGGATAGCCCGAGTAGTCGGTCTCGCACATGCCGCCGACGATGTGGCGGATGCCACGCCGGTACGCCAGCGCCGCCGCGAAGGTGAGAAACACCAGGTTACGGCCTGGCACGAAGGTGTTGGGTAATCCGTCAGCGCCCATTTCGATCGCGACATCGCGGGTCAGCGCGGTATCGGAAATTTCCGCCAGTGTCGGAATTTCCAGCGTGTGGCTTTCGCCGAGTTTTGCCGCCCAATCCGGCCGCAACGACCTTAAGCCCGACAGCAGCCGGTCGCGGCATTCCAGCTCGATGGCGTGGCGCTGGCCGTAGCTGAAGCCGAGCATTTCGACGCGCGCAAAGCGCCGCAAGGCCCAAGAAAGGCAGGTGGTGGAATCCTGCCCGCCGGAAAACAGCACCAGCGCGGTTTCGGACGATGATTGGTCGCTCATGACGGGCAATTAGCACTCCCGCGCTTCAAGGCCAACCGGTGGAAATTGCCTCGATTTTAGCCTGTTCCGCTGGGATCGGTCGATCGCTTGCGGCATAAAGCGACCTGCCCCACCAAGCGACGGAAACCCCATGACCCCTTCCCGCGATATTTCCCGCCTCATCGAGATCATGGCGGCACTGCGCACGCCGGTCACGGGCTGTCCGTGGGACCTCGAACAGAACTTCGCGACGATCGTGCCCTACACCATCGAAGAAGCCTATGAGGTGGCCGACGCGATCACACGCGGCGATCTCGATGACTTGCGCGAGGAACTCGGCGATCTCCTGCTGCAGGTCGTCTATCACGCCCGCATGGCGGAAGAGCAGAACGCCTTTGCCTTCGGCGACGTGGTCGAGGCGATCACAGGCAAGCTGATACGCCGTCATCCGCATGTGTTCGCCGACAAGGACGGCAACATCGCTCCCGCGGGCGTCAAGAGCGCGTGGGAACGCATCAAGGCCGAGGAAAAGGCCGAACGCGCGGCGCGGCGGCCGCCGGAGGAGACCACGCATAAATCGCTGCTCGCAGCCGTCAAGGCCGGCCAGCCGGCGCTGACGCGCGCGATGGAATTGCAGCGCAAGGCCTCCACCGTCGGCTTCGACTGGAACGATCCCCGCGCGGTGCTCAGCAAGATTCGTGAGGAGGCTGACGAGATCGAAGCAGCCCTGGACAACGGCAAGCCTGACGAACTCGCGGCCGAAACCGGCGATCTGCTGTTCGCCCTGGTCAATCTGGCGCGGCATGTCGGCGCCGATCCCGAAACCGCGCTGCGCGGCACCAACGCCAAGTTCGAGCGCCGCTTTGCCTATATCGAGCGCGCGCTTGCAGCGAATGGCCGTTCGCTCGAAGACGCATCGCTCGCCGAAATGGACGCGTTGTGGAATGAAGCAAAGGGTGCGGAACAACCGGCCGCCTCAGCCGCAGCGGGGAGTGATCGAAGATAGGACGCGCGTTCGCGCGACAATTACGCCACCCGCGGAACGGCATCAAACCGCGACACCACGATATCGCGCTTGGTCTCGTCGACGCGCACCGTCATGTCGAAGCGTCCGTCGCGGAGCTCCTTGTTGAGCACTTCGGCATTGCGATGCAGCCAACTGATGCCGGCGCCGTCGGAAGCGTCGATGGAGAGGTCGAGCGTCGTGCGCGTGGCCGCCAGGCGATCCTCGATCGCTGTCAGCAGCGCATCGATCCCCTCGCCTGACGCGGCGGAGACCAGGAAGCACGGCCGCTCCGGCGGGCGGCGCGCGGCGATGTTGCGCAGGTTCTCGCGTTCTTCGGGATCGAAGCGATCGATCTTATTCCAGACCTCGAGGATACGTGCGCCGGCATCCGGATCGATGCCGAGCTGACGCAGCACGGCATCAACGTCGCGCTCCTGCGCCTCCGCGTCTTCATGCGAGATGTCGCGCACGTGGAGAATGATATCGGCCTCCAGCACCTCTTCCAGCGTGGCGCGGAAGGCGGCGACGAGCTGCGTCGGCAGGTTGGAGATGAATCCGACGGTATCGGAGAGCATCGCCTTGCCGCCATGCGGCAGGCTCAGCGCGCGCAAGGTCGGGTCCAGCGTCGCAAACAGCATGTCGGCCGCCTGCACTTCGGCACGTGTAAGCCGGTTGAACAAGGTCGATTTGCCGGCATTGGTGTAGCCGACCAGCGCAACCACCCGATACGGCACGCGCTGCCGGCCGGCGCGATGCAGCCGCCGCGTCGCCTGCACCTTCTTCAGTTCATTTTCCAGCCGCGTGATGCGGTCGCCAATGAGGCGGCGGTCGGCTTCGATCTGGGTCTCGCCGGGGCCGCCCATGAAGCCGAAACCGCCGCGCTGGCGCTCCAGATGGGTCCAGGACCGCACCAGACGGCTGCGCTGATAGTTCAGGTGCGCGAGCTCGACCTGCAGCGCGCCTTCTTTGGTCTTGGCGCGGCGGCCGAAAATTTCCAAAATCAGTCCGGTGCGGTCGAGCACCTTGGTGTTCCAGGCCTTCTCGAGGTTGCGCTGCTGGATCGGCGCCAACGCGCAATCCATCACGACCAGCTCGATGTCATGGCCTGCGATCAGGCCCGTGATCTCCTCGACCTTTCCCTTGCCGAGGTAAGTCGCTGGACGGATCTGGGTGACTGGCGCAATCAGCGCGTCGGCGATCGTGAGGTCGATGGCGCGCGCCAGACCCGTGGCTTCCTCAAGCCGGCCCTCGAAATCGCGCGCAGCCTCGTTCGCCTGCGCATCGGCATCGCCGCGGCGCATTCGCAAATATGGGCCGATGACGATCACCCGCCCGCTTTGTTTGGCCCCCGCCGACCGCGGACGGTCGGCGCTCCCTTCACGGTCGAAGGGTTCCAATCAGTTCACTCTCAAGCCGGAGCATCCTCACCGCCCTCGAACAACTGGATCGGAGCGCCGGGCATGATGGTCGAGATCGCATGCTTGTAGACTAGCTGCGAGTGGCCGTCGCGCCGAAGCAGCAAGCAGAAATTGTCGAACCAAGTGACTATCCCCTGCAGCTTTACTCCGTTGACCAGAAAGATCGTCAGTGGCGTTTTTGTTTTACGAACGTGATTTAGGAAGGTGTCTTGTAGATTTTGTGCGCGGTCTGCCGCCATTGTTTTTGTCCCGCCGTCTTGTGCTTCTTTTTATTAAGCCGTTGTTGCTCTCTCACGGAGCCTGCCCCGACCTGCCGGCCCACCCTGAGATCCCCCTCCGGTCGGCTCGACAGCGCGATTAGAGGGTACGCGCGGTTATTAGGCAAGCCGGTTCGGGCGCCACCGGCGCGGAACCCAGTGGCCATTCTCCGCAAGTGTCCGGAAAGAGATAAATATTCCCAAGCAGATGCATGGATCGGAGCGACCCCATTGGGTTGACGGCGCGTTCGATTCGCATCGCATAAGCGCGATTCAATCAGCCTCAGCCAACACCCAGTGCCTTGAGCTTGCGGTGCAGCGCTGAACGCTCCATGCCGACGAATTCGGCCGTACGCGATATATTGCCCGAGAACCGGCTGATCTGCGCGATCAGGTAGTCACGCTCGAACACTTCCCGTGCCTCGCGCAGCGGCAACCCCATGATGTGCTCGCCATTGTTGCTGGTCGGCATCGCCGGCACCATCGAGCCGACATCCTGAGGCAGCATATCGGCTGTGATGATCGCTTCCGGACCGCCGCCGGCCAGAATCATGACGCGCTCGACATTGTTCCGGAGCTGGCGGACGTTGCCGGGCCAGACATGGGACTGCAATACCGCCATTGCATCCTGGCCGATCTGCCGCTTCGGCAAGCCCGTCGCCGCCGATATCTGGTCCATGAAATAATCGATCAGTTCGGGGATATCCTCGCGGCGTTCCGACAGCGGGGGAACACGGATCGGCACCACTGACAGTCGATGGTAGAGATCCTCCCGGAAACGCCCCTCCGCGATCTCCTCCTCCAGATTGCGCGCGGTCGAGGAGATGATTCGGACGTCGACATGAATCTTGGCGGCGCCTCCTGAGCGCTGAAAGGTCTGATCGACCAGCACGCGCAGGATCTTGTTCTGGGTTTCGCGCGGCATGTCGGCGATTTCGTCGATGAAGAGCGTGCCGCCGTGTGCCTCTTCCAACGCGCCTGGCTTGCGCGGCTGCTCGCCGTTCGTCTGCTCGATGCCGAACAGCTCGACTTCCATCCGTTCCGGGGTGATCGCCGCGGCGTTGATGACGACGAACGGGCCTTCTGCACGGCTCGATGCGTTGTGCAGCGTGCGCGCTGCCAGTTCCTTGCCCGAACCGGAAGGGCCGACGATCAGGATACGGCTGTTGGCCTTGGCCGCACGGTCGATGGTCTGGCGCAACTGGTTCATGCAGGCGGAGCGTCCGGTGAGAACGCTCGCGGTGGGAGCCAGTTGCTTGAGTTCCTTCACCTCGCGCTTGAGGCGCGAGGTCTCCAGCGCCCGCGTCGCCACCAGGATCAGCCGGTCGGACTTGAACGGCTTTTCGATGAAGTCATAGGCGCCCCGCTTGATCGCCGCCACCGCGGTCTCGATGTTGCCGTGGCCGGAGATCATCACCACCGGAACGTCGGCGTGCTCCTTCTTGATTTGCTCGAGGAGTTGCAGGCCGTCGAGCTTGGAGCCCTGCAGCCAGATATCGAGAAACACCAGATGCGGACGGCGGTTGGCGACCTCGGCCAACGCCGAATCGCTGTCGCGCGCGGTACGGGTATTGAAGCCTTCGTCTTCCAGGATGCCCGCAACGAGGTCACGAATATCGGCTTCGTCGTCGACAATCAGAATGTCACTGGCCATGGGTTACACCTGCCTTGTCAGTTGCCTGTTGCGGCTTCGGTTTTTGTTTCATCATTGGTCGCGGATGCCGCCTTATTGGTTTCGTCAGTCTGTGGTTTTGCCTCCGGAGCCGGTTGCTTCGGCGCATGGCCGGATACGGCGAACCGCAGCCGCATCCAGGCGCCGCGCTGTCCGGGGCGGAAATCGGAGGCGTCCTTGAGCTCGATGCGGCCGCCATGGTCTTCCAGGACGCGGCCGACGATGGCGAGCCCGAGACCGGTGCCCTTCTGGCGCGTCGTCACATACGGCTCCAGCAACCGGGCGCGGCTCACTTTCGGCAGGCCGATACCGTTGTCGATCACGTCGATCACGATGTCGTCGTTTTCGCGCGCGGCGATGACGTCGATGCGTCCCTTGCCGAGCTCTTCCGGCGGCACCTGCTCGATCGCCTCCGTCGCGTTCTTGATGATGTTGGTCAGCGCCTGGGAGATCAGCCGGCGGTCGAACTGCGCGCGCATCGGGTCCTGCTTGATATCGGCCTCGATATCGAGATCGGGATGCCCGACCTTCATCAGGAATACCGCCTGCCGGACGGTGTCGGCGACGTCCTCGCCCTCCATGACCGGCTTTGGCATCCGCGCGAAGCGGGAGAATTCATCAACCATCCGCCTGATGTCGTCGACCTGTCGCACGATGGTTTCGGTACATTGTTCGAAGATATTCTTGTCTTCGGTGATGACCTTGCCGAATTTGCGGCGGATGCGTTCTGCCGAAAGCTGGATCGGCGTCAGCGGATTCTTGATCTCATGGGCGATGCGACGCGCCACGTCGCCCCATGCCGAGGTACGTTGCGCGGAGACGAGCTCCGTGATGTCGTCGAGCGTGATGATGTAGCTGTCGCGCGACTGGCTGGTCTGCTCGGCGCTGACGCGGACCGACAGGTTGCGCTCATGGCCGTCGCGGGTGATCGTGATCTGGCCCTGCACCAGGCGCTGCGCACCCTCGCGTGCGGTCTTCATCATGTCGTCTAGCTCGGGCAGGACGTCCGATAGCGGATGGTCGAGCGTCTCGGATTCGGCATGGCCGATGAGTTTCTCGGCCGAGCGGTTCAGAATGCCGACACTGCCTGAGGCGTCGACGCCGATGATGCCGGCGCTGGCCGAGGACAATACCGCCTCGATGAAGCGGCGGCGGCTGTCGATCAGGTCAGAGGCGCTGACCAGCTCGTCGCGCTGGGTGCGCAATTCGGCCGTCATCTTGTTGAAGGTCTCGCCGAGTTGGGCGAGGTCGCCTTCGGATTTGTGAACCGGCACCTGGACATGCAGATCGCCGGTCGAAACGATGTTGGCCGCGCTCATCAGATTGCGGATCGGCGCCACCAGCCAGTTGGCGAAATTCAGCCCGATCAGCACCGATGCCATCAGAATGGTCAGAGCGATCACGGCAAACATCAGCGCGAAGGCGACCTGGATGCCGAGCCGGCGGGCTTCGATCTGGGCATATTCGGCGACGCTGGCTTCGGTCTGCTTGAGCTGGCTGATCACACGCGGATCAAGCAGGCGTGCCACGTAAAGGAAGGTATCGTCAAAGGCGCGCAACCGGATCACCGCGGCCACATAATTGGCTTCGGGAAAGACCGCGATCGGCGGCTCATCTTCATTGACGTTGCTGAGAAAATCCTGCGGCGGCGTCGTGAATTCCTGCTGGATGCCGGTCTTCGCCGTGACCAGGACGTTGCCATCCTTGTCAACCAGCATCGCGGCTGGCAGGTTTCGCGCGGCTGCATTTGCGGTCAGCAGTTCCTGAAACGACCGCCGGTCCTGATCATACAACGGTCGCGCACGGGCAATATCTTCCGTCATACCCAGGATGTCGCCACGGATAAGCCTTGCGTGCTCCTGCATGTAGGCGCGGGCAACGGTTAGCGAGTTCTCAATGACCTCGCGTGTCGGACCCGAGAACAGCCGGTCCAGGCCGCGGTCGATGGTCACGTTGGCGACGATCGCGACGAGTACGGCCGGCAGCACGGCGATGATGGAGAACAGGCTGACGATCTGGACGTGCAGCCGTGCCGCGGCCCGGCCGCGCCGCCGCGCCTGGATCACCAGCCAGACTTCGCGGGTGATGATTGCGACCAGTAGAAGTGTGGTCGCTGCATTGATCAGCAGGAACGAATAGACAACCTGGCGAGTCGGCTCGATCGGCGTCAGGCCGGCCAAGACGATGAAGGTCAGAAATGCCGACAGCAGCGCGACGGCGACCGCAAGCGGCGCCACCCACTTCCGCAGGATCCCCCCTCCGGATTCGGTAAGCGATGGGTCGAACGATGGTGCCGAGTTCGTCTCTGCGGTGGTCATTCCGGCAATTCGGTGAGCTGAAAGGCTATGGCCCGCCAATTGCGGACTGATGCATTCATATCACAATGTTGCCGAATTGCGGCATCAGTAAGATGTTTGTTTTATCAATAGCTTACGGGCATTCTTTTCACGCGAGTGGTAAAATTGCCAAGCGTCGAATCATCCTCACCAGGCAATTATCCGCAACGTGACGGCAACCCATTGGGGAAGATGCCATCGGCAAGCTTTGTCGCAGAATCGGACAAGGCATGGGGGATTCGGGAAAGACGCCCAAGCCGTCCTGGGCCAGAACCGTGCACCAACATTCGAACCCGAGGTCCCGTCCTGCCCAAGTTCCCGCGCGGCCCTGCCAGCCCCGCATCCATCGTCGCCGCTATGAAGTGGGTAGCCGGTCTTCCGCCAAAGGCACGTGCCAGCTTTGCCAGCGGTCGATCTGTTCGTGGCACCTATGCGCCATCCGATCAGGCCAAGGAGATCACGAAATCCTGTAGCTTCACCAAGCCATCGCGCGTGCTGGCGCGCTTCTCGGTGGAAGGAGGCCTCGACACCAACGACACGTTGCTGCGCGGTTTCAGCTTCCGGCTTGGCAGCGATGGCCAGAGCTCGGAAATATTCACACAGAGCGCCCCGGTTCATTTCGCGAGGACGCTTGACCAGATGTTGGCTTTCCTCCGAGCGCGCATTCCAGGACCCGACGGCAGGCCGGACGTGGAAAAGGTCGAGGCATTCTCAGTTGCCAATCCCGAGACGCTGCATCAGGCAAGCTACATAGCCGCGCATCCGCCGCCCGCAAGCTTTGCCTGCACAACCTATTGGGGCGTGCACGCTTTTCCCGCGACGAATTCAAAGGGCGAGACCAGGTTCATCAAGTTCAAGGTCGCGCCGGTTGGCGAACAGGCGACCGAGCCCAAGGTCAGGGTAAAGCCTGCCGGGCTGCTGCACGACGACCTCGAAACCCGGATCGCGGCTCGCGATATCAGGTTCAGCGTAATGGCGCTTCTAGATCGTCCCGGTGACCCCGTCATGGACGTGACCGTCCGATGGCCCGATGAGGACGGACGCGAAGCGGTGCGGCTGGGAACTATCGTGATCACCGGTGTTGAAGCAAACGATGCGTGCGAGGAGCCCGTCTTCAATCCGGCAACTCTGGCCGAAGGCATCGGTCATCCGCTGGACGAGATGTTTGCGGCCCGCCGCGCCGCCTACACTATCTCGCAGACAAGGCGTCGCTGAGCGGACGAGACATCCCCGATCACGTTTCGCCTTCCGGCGCGCCATGCTTCTCACGACGCCACGCGCCCGGGCTGACGCCGACCACGGACGAAAATACTCGCGTAAAATGGCTTTGATTGGCAAACCCGGCCGATATCGCAATCTCCGACAGCGGCAGGTCACGGACGGTCATCAACTGCTTGGCCGCCTTCACGCGCTGGCGAAGAAGCCATTGGTGCGGCGGCAGGCCGGTGGAGATTCGAAATGCGCGTGAAAAATGGCTGACCGAGAGATCGAATTCTGCCGCGATCTGTTGCAGCGAAAGTGTCCCGCCGAGGTCGGCCTCCAGTCTTTCACAGGCGCGCTTGACCTGCCACGGCGCAAGGCCGCCGCGGGCCAGCTCGGTATTACGCCGCAGTCCGCCATAGGTCTGGGCAACGTGCGCGGTGAGCGCGAGCATCATGTGATCGATGAAAAGCTGATTGGCCTCGGACGGCCGCCGCAATCCTTCCAGGAACGAGGCGCCGATATGACGGACGACCGTGTCGTCGTGGCCGACGCCGAGCTCACACGCAAGATCGCCAATGCGCGGCGTGCCAGACTGTTCAGCGATGCCGTCGAGCGCCGAGCGCGGAAGATGGAAAAACAGCGAATGAAACGGCTTGTCGATCACATAGCGCGGATCGCACTTGAGATCGTACAGATAGGTTGCACCGGCCCGGACATCCCTCTTCATGATGCACTTGCCGCGCTCCCAAAGCTCGCAGTCCGGATAATCGTGAAGCTTCAGGCTGACGAGAAAGGCATCCTCCGGTGTCAGCGAGCCGGAAAGGCCGGGTACCGGGTTATCATCGCGCGTTTCGGTGACTGCAAGTTCAACGCCGCGCAGTGAACGCGTGACCAGTGACGGCGGCGCATCCTTCAGATGCAAGAAGCGCCCGAGCCTCGCGCCGAAGGCGCCCGCCTGTGCCATATGCGTTATCTCGCTTTTGAAGTTGGAAGGGCTGGTCGTCGCGCGTCAGCGAAATGAATGCGTATTATCTGCTTTCACAGCGCGGCCGTCTACGATGTTTGGCCAAGACCGCTATCTCATCAGCTTTGTGACAACGCAGCCGCTTGCTTTGGAATGGCAGCGCTGTTGCCCGTTTTCAACGCAAGCGCACGCAATGGTAGCGGCCCTTGCCTCATTCGACGGCAGAGGCCGGCCCTGCTCAACCGTTGAGCGACTTCGGTCACAAACGCTTGATGGCCGCTTGCAGCAAGATCAGGCAAAGCACCGCCGCTTTGGGAAAGACCCAGTAGTCCTACGCGCCTAGAACGCGCACCGAAGCTCTCGACGCTTGGCGGCATCAGTACGGTCAGACAGGAAGCAACAGCTTCGCGTCAGCACCGTAAGTCAGGCCCGGCGGCGCGAGCGAAAGGCCCCCTTCGAGCGAGCAACTGCCATGAGCAAGCCAATCCTGCGCAATTCTTCGCAAGTGAATTCCCACACCGCGTCGGACGCGGATCCTTCGTCGATTGCCGACTCCCGTGCTGCCGATGCGGAGATGGCACGCGTGCTTCACACCAAACCACTCCACATGGCTTTGGATGCCTCCGGTGCCGGAATCGCCCACTGGAAACATGAGCCATTGCACGACGTCGTCGAGCCCATGACCCATCACGTCATCATGGCTTACAACGGCTCGGTGCAGCGCATGGAGCGGCGGACAGGGAGATCGGTTGCGATTGGAACGTTTCGTCGCGGCGTTGTGATAATCATTCCGGAAGGATCAAGCTCCCGATGGGATATTCCGAAACCTGTTGATGTCGTTCAGCTCTACCTTCCTCACGCAATGCTGAAGCGCGTTGCCGACGAAGCCGACATTGCCAC
This region includes:
- a CDS encoding sensor histidine kinase NtrY-like; this translates as MTTAETNSAPSFDPSLTESGGGILRKWVAPLAVAVALLSAFLTFIVLAGLTPIEPTRQVVYSFLLINAATTLLLVAIITREVWLVIQARRRGRAAARLHVQIVSLFSIIAVLPAVLVAIVANVTIDRGLDRLFSGPTREVIENSLTVARAYMQEHARLIRGDILGMTEDIARARPLYDQDRRSFQELLTANAAARNLPAAMLVDKDGNVLVTAKTGIQQEFTTPPQDFLSNVNEDEPPIAVFPEANYVAAVIRLRAFDDTFLYVARLLDPRVISQLKQTEASVAEYAQIEARRLGIQVAFALMFAVIALTILMASVLIGLNFANWLVAPIRNLMSAANIVSTGDLHVQVPVHKSEGDLAQLGETFNKMTAELRTQRDELVSASDLIDSRRRFIEAVLSSASAGIIGVDASGSVGILNRSAEKLIGHAESETLDHPLSDVLPELDDMMKTAREGAQRLVQGQITITRDGHERNLSVRVSAEQTSQSRDSYIITLDDITELVSAQRTSAWGDVARRIAHEIKNPLTPIQLSAERIRRKFGKVITEDKNIFEQCTETIVRQVDDIRRMVDEFSRFARMPKPVMEGEDVADTVRQAVFLMKVGHPDLDIEADIKQDPMRAQFDRRLISQALTNIIKNATEAIEQVPPEELGKGRIDVIAARENDDIVIDVIDNGIGLPKVSRARLLEPYVTTRQKGTGLGLAIVGRVLEDHGGRIELKDASDFRPGQRGAWMRLRFAVSGHAPKQPAPEAKPQTDETNKAASATNDETKTEAATGN
- a CDS encoding catalase, with the protein product MKWVAGLPPKARASFASGRSVRGTYAPSDQAKEITKSCSFTKPSRVLARFSVEGGLDTNDTLLRGFSFRLGSDGQSSEIFTQSAPVHFARTLDQMLAFLRARIPGPDGRPDVEKVEAFSVANPETLHQASYIAAHPPPASFACTTYWGVHAFPATNSKGETRFIKFKVAPVGEQATEPKVRVKPAGLLHDDLETRIAARDIRFSVMALLDRPGDPVMDVTVRWPDEDGREAVRLGTIVITGVEANDACEEPVFNPATLAEGIGHPLDEMFAARRAAYTISQTRRR
- a CDS encoding helix-turn-helix domain-containing protein; this translates as MAQAGAFGARLGRFLHLKDAPPSLVTRSLRGVELAVTETRDDNPVPGLSGSLTPEDAFLVSLKLHDYPDCELWERGKCIMKRDVRAGATYLYDLKCDPRYVIDKPFHSLFFHLPRSALDGIAEQSGTPRIGDLACELGVGHDDTVVRHIGASFLEGLRRPSEANQLFIDHMMLALTAHVAQTYGGLRRNTELARGGLAPWQVKRACERLEADLGGTLSLQQIAAEFDLSVSHFSRAFRISTGLPPHQWLLRQRVKAAKQLMTVRDLPLSEIAISAGFANQSHFTRVFSSVVGVSPGAWRREKHGAPEGET